In Solenopsis invicta isolate M01_SB chromosome 1, UNIL_Sinv_3.0, whole genome shotgun sequence, one genomic interval encodes:
- the LOC105201136 gene encoding integrator complex subunit 4 — MAALMKKRVLAEFNQSQAIVNEPPTKRLKTLRLLSTSGSKNGTDSSTALAYIECLEKCKSRSDALQLLVRISDAITYIAPEDVPTAVKKLAERFAVENEVAVRAKIFWVFAELGEVTPDTLEKAKIVTEIAELLRNEESHRVKSRGLATLLKLGDYQRPLALKIAQEHLPDTWHGVQTRCLSIIGRYLTANAADDILTLIGNYAHSQDPRVRAQAFETMAELHSHRGCRLPASFFKEACTALRDDYEIVRRAVLKLIWLLGREYPENIVVGSDGEDVRMVDCAFSQICSLMGDLSPRVRASAMSLLGTMKSVSRRYIEQALDKKQIVVEADRPEVEEKSGSCGAFIHGLEDEFLEVRTAAVEALCTLSLEQPSIARISLDFMVDMFNDEIQDVRLRAIESLKKMSASVTLREDQLETILGALEDFSGEVREGLHAMLAASHLATTNCLYMCVNRLLDNLTRYPQDRESIRSCLAALGASHPYLTLPLVPQLLGRHPFFDTPEPDVDEPSYASVLVLIFNAALHCPSMHALFTEHASKHYHYLRDTMPHLVPRLRPALTSGSGIKMEDMDNEEKRDQRGREFLEKMVAGIENARPGGRVHTQLLGTAAIDLDRLAEMDHRMEGAAHFTALYIRCLLLLKSVLKECSAFSTTSISANPVPNTNNNIFVLLQHTQKLQRLFSGLGENEIILANDMWLKALAIELVRVTRSATGSALPLARYFLSEADALPQDTSRLPPFSRALVLQIPTLADVKPGSLTRLLLPLLLTPVTQGEERLPRPSATTRFCRAHIEEPRGDADAALKFTGGLLLGIPLNAKILNLRDPSTLRIKLRHPDQQVQLLLPRQSDLRMQQFDQKDYRLRTTVLLSHQVWMEPCNIEISLALLLPSSSICTHPPVDDPCVIDLCKPTKVSIAPKAIKRGI, encoded by the exons ATGGCTGCTTTAATGAAGAAACGAGTGCTAGCTGAATTTAATCAGAGCCAGGCG atTGTTAATGAGCCGCCAACCAAACGGCTAAAAACTCTAAGATTATTGTCAACATCTGGTTCGAAGAATGGTACTGACAGTAGCACAGCATTAGCTTACATAGAATGCCTGGAGAAATGTAAGAGCAGGAGTGATGCATTACAACTGCTCGTTCGTATTTCGGATGCTATAACGTATATAGCGCCGGAGGATGTTCCCACTGCTGTAAAGAAGTTAGCGGAAAGATTTGCTGTCGAGAATGAAGTTGCAGTTAGAGCCAAGATTTTCTGGGTATTTGCTGAATTGGGAGAAGTCACTCCCGACACATTGGAAAAGGCAAAAATTGTGACTGAAATTGCTGAACTTCTAAGAAATGAGGAATCGCACAGAGTGAAGAGTCGGGGATTAGCAACGCTCTTAAAATTAGGAGATTATCAAAG ACCATTGGCATTGAAGATTGCACAGGAACATCTTCCTGACACATGGCATGGTGTTCAAACACGATGTCTTTCTATCATTGGACGTTATTTAACAGCAAATGCTGCTGATGATATCTTAACATTAATTGGCAATTATGCCCACTCTCAAGACCCACGGGTTCGTGCTCAAGCTTTTGAAACCATGGCAGAATTGCATTCTCACAGAGGTTGTAGACTTCCTGCAAGTTTCTTTAAGGAAGCTTGTACAGCTCTTCGTGATGATTATGAGATCGTACGCCGAGCTGTTTTGAAACTTATCTGGCTTTTGGGCAGGGAATATCCAGAAAA CATTGTTGTTGGGTCTGATGGAGAGGATGTACGTATGGTGGACTGTGCTTTTTCACAAATTTGCAGTCTTATGGGTGATTTATCACCTCGTGTGAGAGCATCGGCAATGTCTCTTTTGGGCACCATGAAGAGTGTATCGCGTCGTTACATAGAACAAGCCTTGGATAAAAAGCAAATAGTGGTCGAAGCGGACAGACCTGAAGTTGAAGAAAAGAGTGGGTCTTGTGGAGCATTCATTCATGGTTTAGAAGATGAATTTTTAGAG gTAAGGACAGCAGCAGTTGAAGCACTCTGCACACTTTCATTAGAACAACCGAGTATAGCTAGAATTTCATTGGACTTCATGGTGGACATGTTCAATGATGAAATTCAGGACGTCAGATTAAGGGCTATCGaatctttaaagaaaatgtcaGCAAGCGTAACCCTTCGGGAAGATCAGTTGGAGACAATTTTAGGCGCATTGGAAGATTTTTCGGGAGAAGTGAGAGAAGGCTTGCACGCTATGTTAGCTGCTAGTCATCTTGCCACTACAAATTGTCTTTACATGTGCGTTAATCGTTTGCTAGATAATTTAACTCGGTATCCTCAAGATAGGGAGAGTATTAGAAGTTGTTTAGCAGCATTGGGTGCATCACATCCGTACTTAACGTTGCCTCTAGTACCGCAACTTCTCGGCCGACATCCTTTCTTTGACACACCCGAGCCAGATGTGGATGAACCGTCTT ATGCAAGCGTACTGGTTTTAATCTTCAATGCCGCGTTACACTGTCCAAGCATGCACGCTCTGTTTACGGAGCATGCTTCTAAACACTATCATTATTTGCGTGACACTATGCCACATCTAGTTCCGCGATTGCGACCAGCGCTTACAAGTGGTTCAGGAATTAAAATGGAAGATATGGATAACGAAGAGAAGAGGGATCAACGTGGTCGAGAATTCTTAGAAAAGATGGTAGCCGGAATTGAAAATGCTAGACCAGGGGGGAGAGTTCATACACAACTTTTGGGGACCGCAGCCATTGATCTTGATCGTCTAGCAGAGATGGATCATCGTATGGAAGGTGCAGCACATTTCACGGCCTTGTATATTCGATGtctattgttattaaaatctgTTCTTAAAGAATGTTCTGCATTTTCGACAACATCTATTTCGGCGAATCCAGTGCCGAATACTAACAACAATATTTTCGTTCTTCTTCAGCACACgcaaaa atTACAACGCTTATTTAGTGGATTAGGTGAGAATGAAATTATATTGGCTAATGATATGTGGCTAAAAGCACTGGCTATAGAATTGGTTAGGGTGACCAGGAGTGCGACTGGCAGCGCATTACCACTGGCTCGTTACTTTTTATCGGAAGCCGACGCTTTGCCTCAAGATACATCGAGACTACCGCCATTCTCCAGAGCTCTGGTTTTACAAATACCGACTTTGGCGGATGTGAAGCCAGGTTCTTTAACGCGGCTTTTGCTGCCATTGCTTTTGACACCGGTAACACAAGGGGAAGAACGATTGCCGAGACCGTCGGCGACAACGCGCTTCTGTCGAGCGCATATCGAGGAACCCAGAGGCGATGCCGATGCTGCATTAAAATTCACAGGCGGCCTTTTGCTGGGAATTCCTCTAAACGCCAAAATATTGAATCTACGCGATCCCTCTACTCTGCGAATAAAACTAAGACACCCGGATCAACAAGTGCAATTACTGTTACCACGACAGTCAGATTTGCGTATGCAACAATTCGATCAAAAAGATTATAGATTGAGGACGACAGTTCTTCTGTCGCATCAAGTGTGGATGGAGCCTTGTAATATAGAAATCTCCCTAGCATTGCTATTACCCTCATCTTCAATTTGCACGCATCCACCTGTAGATGATCCATGTGTGATTGATTTATGTAAACCTACCAAAGTATCAATTGCACCGAAAGCCATCAAAAGAGGCATATGA